One window from the genome of Fulvivirga lutea encodes:
- a CDS encoding ATP-dependent DNA helicase, which produces MPKPSEILKQKFPFEPTSDQARVFEAIDTLIDLKDALVIKGYAGTGKTTLISTLVQVLPLFNYKYVLLAPTGRAAKVMASYSGRMAFTIHKRIYKQANKDASGPVFKRQKNYSKKTIFIIDESSMINEDVGFGKKGLLTDLMEYVFSEPTNKLILVGDNAQLPPVGQIDSPALDINVLTSDYKLDVVEVLLTEVMRQELESGILYNATNLRQELANKAPKVGIDISFSDIFKMTGQKLEDGIRYAYDNEGVENTAILCRSNKNANAYNQYIRNRIFFYDSEIEAGEYLMIVRNNYLFGPEEIGGGFLANGDFVEVMKIVSFEEMHGFRFATLELRLTDYPDLRAFEAKVILDTLHSETPALIQEQNEALYQSVALDYADLKQKDKKEAMKTDPYLNALQIKFAYAITCHKAQGGQWPLVFVDQGYLKEETVDHDFIRWLYTAITRATKQLFLVNFNRQFFVKSYQKS; this is translated from the coding sequence GTGCCTAAGCCTTCAGAAATATTAAAACAAAAATTTCCTTTTGAGCCAACATCTGATCAGGCTAGAGTTTTTGAGGCCATTGATACACTTATCGATTTGAAAGATGCTCTGGTTATAAAAGGATATGCAGGAACAGGTAAAACCACGTTGATAAGCACCCTGGTGCAGGTATTACCATTATTTAACTATAAGTACGTTTTGCTTGCACCTACAGGAAGAGCCGCCAAAGTAATGGCTTCCTATTCAGGTAGAATGGCATTTACAATTCATAAACGTATTTACAAACAAGCGAATAAAGACGCATCGGGCCCAGTCTTTAAAAGGCAAAAAAATTATTCTAAGAAGACGATTTTTATTATTGATGAGTCCTCGATGATCAACGAAGATGTTGGTTTTGGGAAAAAGGGTCTTCTGACCGATTTAATGGAGTATGTTTTTTCAGAACCTACTAATAAGCTAATTCTGGTTGGTGATAACGCCCAGCTCCCTCCGGTAGGTCAGATTGATAGCCCGGCATTGGATATTAACGTTCTCACCTCAGATTATAAACTTGATGTTGTTGAAGTATTACTCACGGAGGTGATGCGTCAGGAGTTGGAATCAGGCATTTTGTATAATGCTACTAACTTGAGGCAAGAACTGGCTAATAAGGCGCCCAAGGTGGGTATTGACATATCCTTCTCTGACATTTTTAAAATGACAGGGCAAAAACTGGAGGATGGTATTCGATATGCCTATGACAATGAAGGCGTTGAAAACACGGCCATTCTATGTCGCTCGAACAAAAATGCCAATGCTTACAATCAGTATATTCGAAATAGAATTTTTTTCTACGACTCCGAAATAGAGGCAGGAGAATACCTGATGATTGTGAGAAACAATTATTTGTTTGGCCCTGAGGAAATAGGTGGAGGATTTTTAGCCAATGGAGATTTTGTGGAAGTTATGAAGATCGTCTCATTTGAAGAGATGCATGGCTTTAGGTTCGCCACATTGGAATTAAGACTAACAGATTATCCTGACTTGAGAGCTTTTGAAGCAAAAGTGATTTTAGATACTCTTCATTCAGAAACGCCTGCATTAATACAAGAGCAAAATGAGGCACTTTACCAAAGTGTAGCACTTGATTATGCAGATTTGAAACAAAAAGACAAAAAGGAGGCGATGAAAACCGACCCCTACCTTAATGCATTGCAAATTAAATTTGCATATGCAATTACCTGTCATAAAGCACAGGGCGGGCAATGGCCTTTGGTATTTGTTGACCAGGGTTATTTAAAAGAGGAAACAGTAGATCATGATTTTATCAGATGGCTTTACACGGCCATTACACGAGCTACTAAGCAGTTGTTTCTTG
- a CDS encoding PaaI family thioesterase produces the protein MQVFNPDYKSLIKQHLEKQHFMKHIGFQLSVIEPGIMEGTLKLEEHHKQQRGFAHGGLVATLADITAGFAAYSLVPPEHHVVTGELKISYLNPGVGEELYAKGWVLKQGKKINFCEAEVWSISGDERVLIAKASASMITIFPGDFKK, from the coding sequence ATGCAAGTTTTCAATCCTGATTATAAAAGTCTCATTAAGCAACATCTGGAAAAGCAGCACTTCATGAAGCATATTGGCTTTCAATTAAGTGTGATAGAACCTGGTATCATGGAAGGTACATTAAAACTTGAAGAACATCACAAACAACAAAGAGGGTTTGCTCATGGAGGGTTGGTGGCTACGCTAGCAGATATTACGGCAGGGTTTGCAGCTTACTCATTAGTTCCACCAGAACATCATGTGGTAACAGGAGAACTGAAAATATCTTATCTCAATCCTGGAGTAGGCGAGGAGCTTTATGCAAAAGGCTGGGTATTGAAACAGGGTAAGAAGATTAACTTTTGTGAAGCAGAAGTATGGAGTATTTCTGGTGATGAAAGGGTATTGATAGCCAAAGCTTCCGCAAGTATGATTACCATATTTCCTGGAGATTTTAAGAAATAG